A genomic region of Peptoniphilus sp. ING2-D1G contains the following coding sequences:
- a CDS encoding Hypothetical protein (High confidence in function and specificity), translated as MSQKDKKLNNYMILAEGFSDKGEYEKAVDNYYKAINFADEKEQEEIFFEIADIHLLKENYSEAEKAYDDILKINSYSAGAYYGLALTTELRQGNVSRVIENYKKAIEIDPGYDRAYYYLAHQYLKQNDKKSALEALEKCLELNPEDYVSCNDIGSIYENEKNFERAEKYFRQSLKINPEYFRALYNMGVVCKARGDNEKALSYYKKAKEFSNFENIYLNMSAIYIEEEDLKSALDILTKGIKFNEDSINLHYNRACVNAKLKELDKAVEDYKWAVGLNRDVEIWARKDPDLKDVIKGVKDDNNKDA; from the coding sequence ATGTCACAAAAGGATAAAAAACTCAATAATTATATGATACTGGCTGAGGGTTTTTCTGATAAGGGAGAATATGAAAAGGCCGTTGATAACTATTACAAGGCTATTAATTTTGCAGATGAAAAGGAACAGGAAGAGATATTTTTCGAAATAGCTGATATTCATCTTCTCAAGGAAAATTATTCAGAAGCTGAAAAAGCATATGATGATATTTTAAAAATAAACAGCTATTCCGCCGGAGCCTATTACGGACTTGCTCTGACAACGGAGCTGAGACAAGGAAATGTTTCCCGTGTGATAGAAAATTATAAAAAGGCCATAGAGATTGATCCCGGATATGATCGTGCATATTATTATTTGGCACATCAGTATTTGAAGCAAAATGACAAAAAATCAGCATTGGAAGCTTTAGAAAAGTGTCTTGAATTAAATCCTGAAGACTATGTAAGCTGCAACGATATCGGGTCCATCTATGAAAATGAAAAGAATTTTGAAAGGGCGGAAAAATATTTCAGACAAAGTCTTAAAATAAATCCCGAATATTTCAGAGCTCTTTACAACATGGGAGTAGTTTGCAAGGCGAGGGGAGACAATGAGAAAGCTCTGTCATATTATAAAAAAGCTAAGGAGTTTTCGAATTTTGAAAATATATATTTGAATATGTCCGCTATATATATTGAAGAAGAGGATTTGAAATCAGCTCTTGATATTTTAACAAAGGGCATAAAATTCAATGAAGACAGCATAAACCTGCATTACAACAGAGCTTGTGTCAATGCGAAGCTAAAGGAATTGGACAAAGCTGTAGAGGATTATAAATGGGCAGTAGGTTTAAATAGAGATGTTGAGATTTGGGCGAGAAAAGATCCCGATTTAAAAGATGTCATAAAAGGAGTAAAAGATGATAATAATAAAGACGCTTGA
- a CDS encoding putative membrane protein (Hypothetical protein), translating to MNLKKYLILFVAILAIGLNFYFLLSIKEDMEGLRMRIVDLSSSMDSYGSMVHSTVLNAVEEGNSIIEFSNYDFKNFDKDKNTIEFNYKITPKEYSANSKAYLSINGVEEQMVLVGSDFIFNRNIPMDKEFTVGNFSLANDENTRVQRIDEKIFPLKELTFSIHAIPVSYSYSSGDEVQEFEIPGDKLDFSIYYDHLIEREEDIKDMFKPKVASVVFYIDDKLTHKEDYNIVYKDESEATIDKIQGFDCFINFKKIKFGVPQGNKVEVNLEIKDKFGFTHILNLVRQNFTDDDSSQNVADYYNNYVKKDGKIIYRYDY from the coding sequence ATGAATTTGAAAAAATATTTAATTCTCTTTGTAGCCATTTTAGCTATAGGTTTAAACTTTTATTTTCTGCTTAGTATTAAAGAAGATATGGAAGGATTGAGAATGCGGATTGTAGATTTGAGCAGTTCTATGGATTCCTACGGATCCATGGTCCATAGTACAGTATTAAACGCTGTTGAAGAAGGAAATTCCATCATAGAATTTTCCAACTACGATTTCAAAAACTTCGACAAAGATAAAAACACCATTGAGTTTAATTACAAAATAACACCCAAGGAATATTCTGCAAATTCAAAAGCATATTTATCCATAAACGGAGTTGAAGAACAAATGGTACTTGTCGGATCCGACTTCATTTTTAATAGAAATATCCCCATGGATAAAGAATTTACAGTTGGGAATTTTTCACTGGCAAATGATGAGAATACACGAGTTCAAAGAATTGACGAAAAAATTTTCCCTTTAAAGGAATTAACCTTTAGCATTCATGCGATTCCCGTATCTTATTCCTATTCAAGTGGTGATGAAGTGCAGGAATTTGAAATTCCCGGTGATAAATTGGATTTTTCGATTTATTATGACCACTTAATTGAAAGAGAAGAAGATATTAAAGATATGTTTAAGCCTAAAGTTGCAAGTGTCGTCTTCTATATTGACGATAAACTCACACATAAAGAAGATTACAACATAGTATATAAAGATGAAAGCGAAGCCACCATAGATAAAATTCAGGGATTTGACTGTTTCATAAATTTCAAAAAAATTAAGTTTGGCGTTCCTCAAGGAAACAAAGTCGAAGTCAATCTTGAGATAAAAGATAAATTCGGCTTTACTCATATCCTTAATTTAGTAAGACAAAATTTTACAGATGATGATTCTTCGCAAAATGTCGCAGATTATTACAACAATTATGTGAAGAAAGACGGAAAAATCATATACCGCTATGATTATTAA
- a CDS encoding Hypothetical protein (Family membership), translating into MIEFRYDTQLLIEGTNLREDEIREYFNENFSGDCLLAVGGENMIKIHFHTNEPWQVLEYCSTLGEIFDIVIEDMDRQSRGLQG; encoded by the coding sequence ATGATAGAATTTAGATATGATACACAATTGTTGATAGAAGGAACGAATTTAAGGGAAGATGAAATAAGAGAATATTTCAACGAAAACTTCAGCGGCGACTGCCTGCTGGCCGTTGGCGGAGAAAACATGATAAAAATCCACTTTCACACAAATGAGCCTTGGCAAGTGCTTGAATACTGTTCCACCTTGGGAGAAATCTTTGACATAGTCATAGAAGACATGGATAGGCAATCAAGAGGTTTACAAGGCTAA
- a CDS encoding sodium transporter family protein (High confidence in function and specificity), protein MEKKEGFSSIVGFILVAIGLALGIGSLWRFPYVVGENGGAIFILMYIAIILVIGIPLMTCEITIGFATQKTAIDAYKALAPGKKWYYAGYLHLVAAILILGYTAPIYSWIFKYVVSSIAGNLTNLSPEEVQSFFNNFNANKTSVFMFFIINLMLNVVVIKFGVQKGVERVSKFLIPMLFAIMAIIIISSFRLEGAIEGVKFLFLPDFSKFTLGSMLTCLGQAFFALGLAMLGSMVFGSYIKNKDEDIFKSAAVVCIALIFAGVAAGLMIMPIVFATGLEATEGVALSFLTLPNAFNIVPGGRILSVLFYLGFYIAAFTSSVGILEAIVGLLTEKYGFSRPKSLLISVIIISIIAFLSINNDELFNLLDIIESNYILVIGCFIIAIFCGYVWGMDNTIKAANITNPIIKKWMTVSIKYISPVAIVIIFLSQFF, encoded by the coding sequence TTGGAAAAAAAAGAAGGATTCAGTTCCATAGTGGGATTTATTCTGGTGGCCATAGGTCTTGCACTGGGCATAGGAAGTCTTTGGCGCTTCCCCTATGTAGTCGGTGAAAACGGCGGCGCAATTTTTATTTTAATGTACATAGCAATTATACTCGTAATAGGAATACCTCTTATGACTTGTGAAATAACCATAGGCTTTGCCACTCAAAAAACAGCCATAGACGCTTACAAAGCTCTGGCTCCCGGCAAAAAATGGTACTATGCGGGATACTTGCACTTGGTCGCTGCAATTTTAATACTGGGTTACACAGCCCCTATTTATTCATGGATTTTCAAATATGTTGTATCAAGCATTGCAGGAAATTTGACAAATTTAAGCCCTGAAGAAGTTCAAAGCTTCTTCAATAATTTCAATGCCAACAAAACATCGGTATTTATGTTTTTTATAATAAATCTGATGTTAAATGTAGTGGTCATCAAATTCGGAGTTCAAAAGGGAGTTGAAAGAGTATCTAAATTTTTAATTCCCATGCTCTTTGCCATCATGGCGATAATTATCATATCATCCTTCAGGCTTGAGGGTGCCATTGAAGGTGTTAAGTTTTTATTTTTGCCGGACTTTTCAAAATTCACATTGGGCTCAATGCTCACCTGTCTGGGACAAGCTTTCTTTGCTCTGGGTCTTGCAATGCTCGGATCCATGGTTTTCGGCTCCTATATAAAGAACAAAGATGAAGATATATTCAAATCCGCAGCGGTTGTTTGCATAGCTTTGATCTTTGCAGGAGTTGCGGCAGGCCTAATGATAATGCCCATAGTCTTTGCCACGGGATTGGAAGCAACGGAGGGAGTAGCTCTTAGTTTCTTGACTCTTCCCAATGCCTTTAACATAGTCCCCGGAGGAAGAATATTGTCGGTGCTGTTCTATCTTGGATTTTATATAGCAGCCTTTACTTCTTCTGTGGGAATACTTGAAGCTATTGTAGGACTATTGACGGAAAAATACGGATTTTCAAGGCCTAAATCCCTGCTGATTTCCGTGATTATAATATCAATTATAGCTTTTTTATCCATAAACAACGATGAGTTGTTCAATTTGCTGGATATAATAGAAAGCAATTATATTTTGGTAATCGGCTGTTTTATCATCGCAATTTTTTGTGGCTATGTATGGGGCATGGACAATACCATAAAAGCTGCCAATATTACCAACCCCATCATAAAAAAATGGATGACTGTATCTATTAAATACATATCACCCGTTGCCATCGTCATAATATTTTTATCTCAATTTTTTTAA
- a CDS encoding RNA polymerase sigma-70 factor (Region 2 of sigma-70 is the most conserved region of the entire protein. All members of this class of sigma-factor contain region 2. The high conservation is due to region 2 containing both the -10 promoter recognition helix and the primary core RNA polymerase binding determinant. The core binding helix, interacts with the clamp domain of the largest polymerase subunit, beta prime. The aromatic residues of the recognition helix, found at the C-terminus of this domain are though to mediate strand separation, thereby allowing transcription initiation; Family membership), whose product MILEYGEEILSMKNSIEKELDFETLYDDYFERVFKFVSYRINNYEDVKDVTSEIFQRILKNINKYNPQKGKLEVWIFTIAGNKVKDYYRFKNRFKLLSIEAFTDFFESEKATDDNLQRLEEYDYLREKVRELPERQRQILSYKYGAQLSNKDIAELMDISVSNVGVILHRAIKDLKKKMEGYYE is encoded by the coding sequence ATGATATTGGAATATGGAGAAGAAATATTGTCTATGAAGAATTCAATTGAAAAAGAACTTGATTTTGAGACTTTGTATGACGATTATTTTGAAAGAGTTTTTAAATTTGTATCTTACAGAATTAACAACTATGAAGATGTTAAGGATGTTACCTCTGAAATCTTTCAAAGGATACTGAAAAACATAAATAAATACAATCCTCAAAAGGGAAAGTTGGAAGTATGGATTTTTACAATTGCCGGAAATAAAGTAAAGGACTACTATAGATTTAAAAATAGGTTTAAATTGTTGTCTATAGAGGCCTTTACAGATTTTTTTGAAAGTGAAAAAGCCACAGATGACAACTTACAAAGGCTCGAAGAATATGACTATCTCAGGGAAAAAGTAAGAGAACTTCCTGAAAGACAAAGACAGATTTTGAGTTATAAATACGGAGCCCAGCTTTCAAATAAAGATATAGCGGAGCTTATGGATATAAGTGTATCAAATGTGGGAGTTATTTTGCACAGGGCAATTAAAGATCTAAAAAAGAAAATGGAGGGCTACTATGAATAG
- a CDS encoding radical SAM protein (Radical SAM proteins catalyse diverse reactions, including unusual methylations, isomerisation, sulphur insertion, ring formation, anaerobic oxidation and protein radical formation; High confidence in function and specificity): protein MRRFLDFNTFFKGKFEEKIVKLSLDGGATCPNRDGTISSLGCIFCSERGSGDFTSDFENIDMQIEAQKNLLKKKWKSEKYIAYFQNFTNTYGDVTNLKKLYNYIISRDEIVGLSIATRADCLGDEVMEMLTCLNQKTFLFLEIGMQSIHEKSIEFIKRGYSHGIFHENIKKLEKNHIKYLVHIIFGLPTETKKEMLETVDYVSKLHPFGVKFHSLYIQNDAPLYQYYKHNPFKLLSKDEYVQLVCDTIEMLPKDVVIHRLTGDANKEKLIAPLWSADKLSVISAIDKELKDRNVDIIR, encoded by the coding sequence ATGAGAAGATTCTTGGATTTCAATACATTTTTCAAAGGAAAATTCGAAGAAAAAATAGTTAAGCTGTCTTTGGACGGCGGTGCGACATGCCCCAATAGAGATGGTACCATAAGCTCCTTAGGATGTATTTTTTGCTCTGAAAGAGGAAGCGGAGATTTTACATCGGATTTTGAAAACATAGACATGCAAATTGAAGCGCAAAAAAATCTGTTGAAGAAAAAATGGAAGTCGGAAAAATACATCGCCTATTTTCAAAATTTTACAAACACCTATGGAGATGTAACAAATTTAAAAAAATTGTATAATTATATTATATCAAGGGATGAAATTGTAGGTCTTTCTATAGCCACGCGGGCAGATTGTCTGGGTGATGAAGTCATGGAAATGCTCACCTGCCTAAATCAAAAAACTTTTTTATTTCTTGAAATCGGCATGCAGAGCATTCATGAGAAAAGCATAGAATTTATAAAAAGAGGCTACTCCCATGGGATTTTCCATGAGAACATTAAAAAACTGGAGAAAAATCACATTAAGTACCTGGTGCATATAATCTTCGGATTGCCCACTGAAACAAAAAAAGAAATGCTTGAAACCGTAGATTATGTATCGAAACTTCACCCCTTCGGCGTTAAATTCCACTCCCTCTACATACAAAATGACGCCCCATTGTACCAATACTATAAACACAACCCCTTTAAACTCCTTTCAAAGGATGAATATGTACAATTGGTTTGCGACACTATTGAAATGTTGCCTAAAGATGTGGTCATACACAGACTCACTGGAGATGCCAATAAAGAAAAACTAATAGCGCCCCTTTGGAGCGCCGATAAACTTTCAGTTATTTCAGCCATAGACAAAGAACTTAAGGATAGAAATGTAGATATTATAAGATAA
- the fabG1 gene encoding 3-oxoacyl-ACP reductase (The short-chain dehydrogenases/reductases family (SDR) is a very large family of enzymes, most of which are known to be NAD-or NADP-dependent oxidoreductases. As the first member of this family to be characterised was Drosophila alcohol dehydrogenase, this family used to be called 'insect-type', or 'short-chain' alcohol dehydrogenases. Most member of this family are proteins of about 250 to 300 amino acid residues; High confidence in function and specificity), which translates to MGRLDGKVAIITGSTSGMGRDTAYLFAEEGAKVVIVGRREARAKEVVENIKSEGGEAMYVVADLAEDNQVKKVFDETIKAYGTVDILFNNAGAINYDSITDISVEDFNRIMKIDVTSYLELAQLCAPVMKEKGKGIIINTSSIASTSSRWGRFAYTTAKHAVNGITRAMARDLGPEIRVNAILPGAIRTEMLDDAGGEEALGFMKEMSPLNRLGDGREIGTVALFLATDDSSFITGQLIRVDGGVDC; encoded by the coding sequence ATGGGTAGATTAGATGGAAAAGTTGCTATTATCACAGGCTCAACTTCAGGAATGGGCAGAGACACAGCTTATTTGTTTGCTGAAGAAGGAGCAAAGGTGGTAATTGTAGGTAGAAGAGAAGCAAGGGCTAAAGAAGTTGTTGAAAATATAAAATCCGAGGGCGGAGAAGCCATGTATGTAGTGGCTGACTTAGCTGAAGATAATCAAGTTAAAAAGGTGTTTGACGAAACCATAAAAGCCTATGGCACAGTGGATATTCTCTTTAACAATGCAGGAGCTATTAATTACGACAGTATAACCGATATTTCAGTGGAAGACTTCAACAGAATTATGAAAATCGATGTCACCTCATACCTTGAGCTTGCACAGCTTTGTGCGCCGGTTATGAAAGAAAAGGGCAAGGGTATAATAATCAACACAAGTTCCATTGCCAGTACTTCTTCAAGATGGGGAAGATTTGCATATACAACGGCAAAGCATGCAGTTAACGGTATTACAAGAGCCATGGCAAGGGATTTAGGTCCTGAAATAAGAGTAAATGCAATTCTTCCCGGAGCAATACGCACCGAAATGCTTGATGATGCGGGCGGAGAAGAAGCTTTAGGATTTATGAAGGAAATGAGCCCTCTTAATAGACTGGGTGATGGTAGAGAAATCGGAACTGTGGCTCTTTTCTTAGCTACAGATGATTCATCCTTTATAACAGGCCAATTGATAAGAGTTGACGGCGGAGTAGATTGCTGA